In Oleiharenicola lentus, the following are encoded in one genomic region:
- a CDS encoding TerC/Alx family metal homeostasis membrane protein has translation MNPITVLWISFWTIFVVVSAIDLFVVTHRHSVVGVGSALRWTGLWITVALLFGVAVWFFHPTGHETAMLYLAGYLTEYSLSVDNLFVFILIFSLMGVGEEAQPKLIKLGIFLSIALRILFILFGIALVMKFHWLLYLFGALLVWTAWKMLTADEDEQVHPEKNLLHRLASKLLPVHPLEPGSRRLALVKDGKWGVTPLFLVFLVIGSTDVLFALDSIPAIMGISQDPFVVLTSNVFAVLGLNSLFFAIRGIMGMFKFLKHGVSLILLFIGAKMIAGMYAPVEHWFKAHTFVSLLVIGLILAVSIVLSVWHNRTTGTPGTAADSASL, from the coding sequence ATGAACCCCATAACCGTGCTTTGGATTTCGTTTTGGACGATCTTCGTGGTCGTCTCGGCGATTGATCTGTTTGTCGTGACCCACCGCCACTCGGTGGTGGGCGTCGGCTCGGCCCTGCGCTGGACGGGGTTGTGGATCACGGTTGCGCTGCTGTTTGGCGTGGCGGTGTGGTTCTTTCATCCCACCGGGCACGAGACCGCGATGCTCTACCTGGCGGGTTACCTGACGGAATATTCGCTGTCGGTGGACAACCTGTTCGTGTTCATCCTCATCTTTTCGCTGATGGGCGTGGGCGAAGAGGCGCAACCGAAGCTGATCAAGCTCGGTATCTTCCTTTCGATCGCGTTGCGCATCCTCTTCATCCTTTTCGGCATCGCGCTGGTGATGAAGTTCCACTGGCTGCTCTACCTGTTCGGCGCGCTGCTGGTCTGGACCGCCTGGAAGATGCTCACGGCCGACGAGGACGAACAGGTGCACCCGGAGAAGAACCTCCTGCACCGCCTCGCCTCCAAGCTGCTGCCCGTGCATCCGCTGGAACCCGGCTCGCGCCGGCTGGCGCTGGTGAAGGACGGCAAGTGGGGCGTGACGCCGCTGTTCCTCGTGTTCCTGGTGATCGGCAGCACCGACGTGCTGTTCGCACTCGACTCGATTCCCGCGATCATGGGCATCAGCCAGGACCCGTTCGTGGTGCTCACTTCCAACGTGTTCGCGGTGCTCGGCCTGAACTCCCTGTTCTTCGCCATTCGCGGCATCATGGGGATGTTCAAGTTTCTCAAGCACGGTGTGAGCCTCATCCTGCTGTTCATCGGAGCCAAGATGATCGCCGGCATGTATGCGCCGGTGGAGCACTGGTTCAAGGCCCACACCTTCGTCTCGCTGCTCGTGATCGGCCTCATCCTCGCCGTCTCGATCGTGCTCTCGGTCTGGCACAACCGGACAACGGGCACGCCGGGGACCGCCGCGGACTCCGCCTCCCTCTGA
- a CDS encoding biotin--[acetyl-CoA-carboxylase] ligase, whose product MEPVHAIAPPPITLAAFPEAGWAVQRLEQADSTQRIAADLPAWAAVVAAHQTGGRGQRERTFTSDVGGLYLTAVVPFDGNAAAWRGFALAIGRGALLALTELGVEDLRLRWPNDLMIGPRKVGGILVEQGGPRTLLVGIGINITNRPWLEDHTLRYSAGRLLDHCDRALTGPGQLIEPVLDGIRRAHEEFAATRLAGLVPELNPCWGPRRHVWLEAVAETDLPETEGAFAGIDASGQVLIARPDGSLAAIPEHHIQRLVEVE is encoded by the coding sequence GTGGAACCGGTTCATGCCATCGCCCCGCCTCCCATCACCCTTGCCGCCTTCCCGGAAGCCGGCTGGGCGGTGCAGCGGCTGGAGCAGGCTGACTCGACGCAGCGGATCGCCGCCGATCTGCCGGCCTGGGCGGCCGTAGTCGCCGCGCATCAGACCGGGGGACGCGGACAGCGCGAGCGGACCTTCACCTCCGATGTCGGCGGGCTCTACCTGACCGCGGTCGTGCCCTTTGACGGCAACGCGGCGGCGTGGCGGGGATTTGCGCTCGCGATCGGCCGGGGCGCGTTGCTCGCCTTGACGGAACTGGGCGTGGAGGACCTGCGGCTGCGGTGGCCCAACGACCTGATGATCGGCCCGCGCAAGGTGGGCGGCATCCTGGTGGAACAGGGCGGCCCGCGCACGCTGCTGGTGGGCATCGGCATCAACATCACGAACCGGCCCTGGCTGGAGGATCACACCCTGCGTTACAGCGCCGGGCGACTGCTCGATCACTGCGACCGCGCCCTGACCGGTCCGGGGCAGCTGATCGAGCCCGTGTTGGACGGCATCCGCCGTGCACACGAGGAGTTTGCTGCGACGCGCCTTGCCGGCCTTGTGCCGGAGCTGAACCCCTGCTGGGGGCCGCGACGCCACGTGTGGCTGGAGGCGGTGGCAGAGACCGATCTGCCGGAAACGGAGGGGGCCTTCGCCGGCATCGACGCGAGCGGTCAGGTGCTGATCGCGCGGCCTGATGGATCCTTGGCCGCCATTCCGGAGCATCACATTCAAAGACTCGTCGAGGTGGAGTAA
- a CDS encoding OadG family protein: MNPLPVFFVLPVAEAVAAPAAGGLETGTVLLGLLIVAVAWLASSVSNLRTEVAALKEALAVPPKPVVAAPSLPVPAGPTSDEVAVIAAAVHCLFGANARVVAVVPPSDHAQAWSREGRREVFQSHQIR, encoded by the coding sequence GTGAACCCATTGCCTGTATTCTTTGTCCTGCCTGTCGCCGAAGCCGTGGCCGCACCCGCCGCGGGCGGCCTCGAGACGGGCACCGTTCTCCTCGGCCTGCTGATCGTGGCCGTGGCCTGGCTGGCCTCCTCGGTGAGCAACCTCCGCACCGAGGTCGCGGCGCTCAAGGAGGCGCTGGCCGTCCCGCCGAAACCGGTGGTCGCGGCGCCTTCGCTGCCGGTTCCGGCAGGACCCACAAGCGACGAGGTCGCGGTCATCGCGGCCGCGGTGCATTGCCTCTTCGGTGCGAACGCCCGGGTCGTGGCGGTCGTGCCACCCAGCGACCACGCCCAGGCCTGGTCGCGTGAGGGCCGCCGTGAGGTGTTTCAGTCCCACCAAATCCGCTGA
- a CDS encoding biotin/lipoyl-containing protein, producing the protein MKKLRVTVDGKVYDVLVEMLDDASAPTRAPVAPVAASAPAPVAAAPVPVAPAAAPAAPAAPPPAAAGTGGIPSPLAGKVVSIDVKVGDAVAEGAQLVTLEAMKMNTFVYAPRAGKVAAVHTSPGEAVEEGAALLTLA; encoded by the coding sequence ATGAAAAAACTCCGCGTCACCGTGGATGGCAAAGTCTATGACGTGCTCGTCGAAATGCTCGACGATGCCTCCGCGCCGACCCGCGCGCCGGTTGCCCCGGTGGCGGCTTCCGCGCCCGCACCCGTGGCCGCCGCGCCCGTGCCGGTGGCTCCCGCCGCCGCCCCCGCCGCCCCCGCCGCTCCGCCGCCCGCCGCCGCCGGTACCGGCGGCATTCCCAGCCCGCTGGCCGGCAAGGTCGTCTCCATCGACGTCAAGGTCGGCGACGCTGTCGCCGAAGGCGCACAACTCGTGACCCTCGAGGCCATGAAGATGAACACCTTCGTCTATGCCCCGCGCGCCGGCAAGGTCGCCGCCGTGCATACCTCACCCGGCGAAGCCGTCGAAGAAGGCGCCGCCCTGCTCACCCTCGCCTGA
- a CDS encoding sodium ion-translocating decarboxylase subunit beta, whose amino-acid sequence MIDAILAGLSALAEGCRHLAAHGGPNLVMIAIAFAMFYLAIAKDVEPLLLLPIGFGCLLANLPLSEVMDHEGVLRSLYNMGIGNELFPLLIFIAIGSMTDFTPLLSNPKLLLFGAAGQLGIFLTLIVALMLGFTKEEAVSVAVIGACDGPTVIYVSNLFAGLNKIPTAMVGALAVAAYSYMALVPILQPPIMRLLTTQKERATPMPSGRGKVSKAALIAFPLIVTAITGIIAPKGLPLMGMVMLGNFMKVSGAVSRLTKASENEIANISTLFLGLAIGGTMNGPEFLKVQTLMVFGLGLLAIVTDTAGGVLLGKLWYYLSGGKVNPMVGAAGISAYPMAARLVQNEGQRWNKQNHLLMHAMGANTGGQIGSVMAAAIMLSILKGLGII is encoded by the coding sequence ATGATCGACGCCATCCTCGCCGGACTGTCGGCCCTCGCCGAGGGCTGCCGCCACCTCGCCGCGCACGGCGGGCCCAACCTCGTGATGATCGCCATCGCGTTCGCGATGTTCTACCTCGCGATTGCCAAGGACGTGGAACCGCTGCTGCTGCTGCCCATCGGCTTCGGCTGCCTGCTGGCCAACCTTCCCCTCAGCGAGGTCATGGACCACGAGGGGGTGCTGCGCTCGCTCTACAACATGGGCATCGGCAACGAGCTGTTCCCGCTGCTGATCTTCATCGCGATCGGCTCGATGACCGATTTCACGCCGCTGCTCTCGAATCCCAAGCTGTTGCTGTTCGGCGCGGCCGGGCAGCTCGGCATCTTCCTGACGCTGATCGTGGCGCTGATGCTCGGATTTACGAAGGAGGAGGCCGTGTCGGTGGCCGTCATCGGCGCCTGCGACGGCCCGACCGTGATCTACGTTTCGAACCTATTTGCCGGCCTGAACAAGATCCCGACCGCGATGGTCGGCGCGCTGGCGGTGGCGGCCTATTCCTACATGGCCCTGGTGCCGATCCTGCAACCGCCGATCATGCGCCTGCTCACGACGCAGAAGGAGCGTGCCACGCCGATGCCCAGCGGCCGCGGCAAGGTTTCCAAGGCCGCGCTCATCGCGTTTCCGCTGATCGTGACCGCCATCACGGGCATCATCGCCCCGAAGGGCCTGCCGCTGATGGGCATGGTGATGCTCGGAAACTTCATGAAGGTCAGCGGCGCCGTCTCGCGCCTGACCAAGGCGAGCGAGAACGAGATCGCCAACATCTCCACGCTGTTCCTCGGCCTCGCCATCGGCGGCACGATGAACGGCCCCGAGTTCCTGAAGGTCCAGACGTTGATGGTATTTGGCCTCGGGTTGCTGGCGATTGTCACCGACACAGCCGGTGGCGTGCTGCTGGGCAAGCTCTGGTATTACCTCTCCGGCGGCAAAGTGAACCCCATGGTCGGCGCGGCCGGCATCTCGGCCTACCCGATGGCCGCGCGGCTTGTGCAGAACGAAGGCCAGCGCTGGAACAAGCAAAACCACCTGCTCATGCACGCCATGGGCGCCAACACCGGCGGCCAGATCGGTTCGGTCATGGCCGCCGCCATCATGCTCTCGATCCTGAAGGGTCTCGGCATCATCTGA
- a CDS encoding OadG-related small transporter subunit, whose translation MDTWTFGLTLLLVGMGGTMLTLYLLTLLIGLLTRLLPVRPEKPAGDKEGT comes from the coding sequence ATGGACACCTGGACCTTCGGTCTCACTCTTCTGCTCGTCGGCATGGGCGGCACCATGTTGACCCTCTACCTGCTCACCCTGCTGATCGGCCTGCTCACACGGCTGCTGCCGGTGCGTCCCGAAAAGCCCGCCGGCGACAAGGAGGGCACCTGA